Proteins found in one Stigmatopora nigra isolate UIUO_SnigA chromosome 15, RoL_Snig_1.1, whole genome shotgun sequence genomic segment:
- the LOC144208836 gene encoding uncharacterized protein LOC144208836 isoform X4 produces the protein MNSKNAKDLKTTDVQPAKSGLLYFDNGLASKPETFNSAEVLADGPIEALGNLNVICTKERKSPTTSQRPLPPFWTDNMSTWERDGGSPLKDKNKKVHDKQVVVSPMSPPNDGGIKFRRTVSVKKTSPVNMSKLLSFGYVDEDKTMASENESESSAT, from the exons ATGAATTCGAA AAATGCCAAAGATCTTAAGACTACCGACGTTCAACCGGCGAAATCTG GGCTGCTGTACTTTGATAACGGACTCGCAAGCAAGCCAGAAACTTTCAACTCTGCAGAAGTACTTGCGGATGGTCCAATAGAAGCGCTTGGCAACCTGAA TGTCATTTGCACTAAAGAGAGGAAAAGTCCAACAACTTCACAGAGGCCACTACCTCCTTTTTGGACAGACAACATGTCTACATGGGAAAGGGATGGTGGCAGCCCTCTTAAagacaag AACAAGAAGGTTCATGACAAACAGGTGGTGGTATCGCCGATGTCCCCTCCAAATGATGGAGGGATCAAATTCAGGAGGAC TGTCTCTGTCAAGAAAACCTCTCCAGTCAACATGTCTAAGCTGTTGAGTTTTGGTTATGTAGACGAGGACAAAACAATGGCAAGTGAGAACGAGTCTGAGTCAAGTGCAACATAA
- the LOC144208836 gene encoding uncharacterized protein C7orf57-like isoform X1, with translation MHACTSTSRINAKDLKTTDVQPAKSGGKKGNLCKRQISQIPGLSTVITVSDEKNFGKRVGVLDSDSEYIKLAKQGGHKGLLYFDNGLASKPETFNSAEVLADGPIEALGNLNVICTKERKSPTTSQRPLPPFWTDNMSTWERDGGSPLKDKNKKVHDKQVVVSPMSPPNDGGIKFRRTVSVKKTSPVNMSKLLSFGYVDEDKTMASENESESSAT, from the exons atgcatgcatgtacatctacgtctcgaat AAATGCCAAAGATCTTAAGACTACCGACGTTCAACCGGCGAAATCTG GTGGGAAAAAAGGAAACCTTTGTAAGCGCCAGATATCCCAAATCCCTGGACTGTCCACAGTTATCACAGTCAGTGACGAGAAGAACTTTGGCAAAAGGGTTGGCGTTCTTGACAGTGATTCAGAATACATTAAGCTTGCAAAACAAGGCGGTCACAAAG GGCTGCTGTACTTTGATAACGGACTCGCAAGCAAGCCAGAAACTTTCAACTCTGCAGAAGTACTTGCGGATGGTCCAATAGAAGCGCTTGGCAACCTGAA TGTCATTTGCACTAAAGAGAGGAAAAGTCCAACAACTTCACAGAGGCCACTACCTCCTTTTTGGACAGACAACATGTCTACATGGGAAAGGGATGGTGGCAGCCCTCTTAAagacaag AACAAGAAGGTTCATGACAAACAGGTGGTGGTATCGCCGATGTCCCCTCCAAATGATGGAGGGATCAAATTCAGGAGGAC TGTCTCTGTCAAGAAAACCTCTCCAGTCAACATGTCTAAGCTGTTGAGTTTTGGTTATGTAGACGAGGACAAAACAATGGCAAGTGAGAACGAGTCTGAGTCAAGTGCAACATAA
- the LOC144208836 gene encoding uncharacterized protein LOC144208836 isoform X3, which translates to MHACTSTSRINAKDLKTTDVQPAKSGLLYFDNGLASKPETFNSAEVLADGPIEALGNLNVICTKERKSPTTSQRPLPPFWTDNMSTWERDGGSPLKDKNKKVHDKQVVVSPMSPPNDGGIKFRRTVSVKKTSPVNMSKLLSFGYVDEDKTMASENESESSAT; encoded by the exons atgcatgcatgtacatctacgtctcgaat AAATGCCAAAGATCTTAAGACTACCGACGTTCAACCGGCGAAATCTG GGCTGCTGTACTTTGATAACGGACTCGCAAGCAAGCCAGAAACTTTCAACTCTGCAGAAGTACTTGCGGATGGTCCAATAGAAGCGCTTGGCAACCTGAA TGTCATTTGCACTAAAGAGAGGAAAAGTCCAACAACTTCACAGAGGCCACTACCTCCTTTTTGGACAGACAACATGTCTACATGGGAAAGGGATGGTGGCAGCCCTCTTAAagacaag AACAAGAAGGTTCATGACAAACAGGTGGTGGTATCGCCGATGTCCCCTCCAAATGATGGAGGGATCAAATTCAGGAGGAC TGTCTCTGTCAAGAAAACCTCTCCAGTCAACATGTCTAAGCTGTTGAGTTTTGGTTATGTAGACGAGGACAAAACAATGGCAAGTGAGAACGAGTCTGAGTCAAGTGCAACATAA
- the clpp gene encoding ATP-dependent Clp protease proteolytic subunit, mitochondrial → MNVLYKNVFKSLGQGLKFRSIHKSPAWRSPLIPIVIEQTGRGERAYDIYSRLLRERIICVMGPIDDAVASLVIAQLLFLQSESNNKPIHMYINSPGGVVTAGLAIYDTMQYILNPISTWCVGQAASMGSLLLAAGTTGMRHSLPNARIMVHQPSGGARGQATDIAIQAEEILKLKKQINNLYAKHTGQLLTTIENVMERDRYMSPMEAQDFGLIDLVLVHPPQAGKDEPELVQKESVTVANPSTTLESPTPESDAKPHIIIN, encoded by the exons ATGAACGTGCTTTATAAG aATGTGTTTAAAAGTCTGGGTCAGGGACTGAAATTCAGATCTATCCACAAGAGTCCTGCATGGAGAAGTCCTCTAATACCCATAGTCATAGAGCAAACG gggcGAGGAGAACGAGCATATGACATATATTCTCGCCTACTTAGAGAGAGAATAATTTGTGTAATGGGCCCA ATTGATGACGCTGTTGCCAGTCTGGTGATTGCCCAGCTGCTTTTTCTTCAAtcagaaagcaacaacaaaCCTATTCACATGTACATCAACAGCCCAG GTGGTGTAGTGACAGCAGGCCTGGCCATTTACGATACTATGCAATATATACTTAATCCCATCTCCACTTGGTGTGTTGGACAAGCGGCGAGCATGGGTAGTTTGCTTCTGGCAGCAGGGACAACTGGCATGAGGCATTCTTTACCTAATGCTCGTATCATGGTCCATCAGCCATCTGGAGGTGCCAGG GGTCAGGCTACTGATATTGCCATCCAGGCTGAGGAGATCCTGAAattaaagaaacaaataaacaatctaTATGCCAAACACACTGGCCAACTGCTGACAACAATAG AAAATGTAATGGAGCGAGACCGATATATGAGCCCCATGGAGGCCCAGGACTTTGGGCTTATCGACCTGGTTCTCGTCCACCCACCTCAAGCTGGTAAAGATGAGCCTGAGCTGGTTCAGAAGGAGTCTGTCACAGTGGCTAATCCCTCAACAACCCTGGAATCTCCGACACCTGAAAGTGACGCTAAACCGCACATCATAATAAATTGA
- the LOC144208836 gene encoding uncharacterized protein C7orf57-like isoform X2, with the protein MNSKNAKDLKTTDVQPAKSGGKKGNLCKRQISQIPGLSTVITVSDEKNFGKRVGVLDSDSEYIKLAKQGGHKGLLYFDNGLASKPETFNSAEVLADGPIEALGNLNVICTKERKSPTTSQRPLPPFWTDNMSTWERDGGSPLKDKNKKVHDKQVVVSPMSPPNDGGIKFRRTVSVKKTSPVNMSKLLSFGYVDEDKTMASENESESSAT; encoded by the exons ATGAATTCGAA AAATGCCAAAGATCTTAAGACTACCGACGTTCAACCGGCGAAATCTG GTGGGAAAAAAGGAAACCTTTGTAAGCGCCAGATATCCCAAATCCCTGGACTGTCCACAGTTATCACAGTCAGTGACGAGAAGAACTTTGGCAAAAGGGTTGGCGTTCTTGACAGTGATTCAGAATACATTAAGCTTGCAAAACAAGGCGGTCACAAAG GGCTGCTGTACTTTGATAACGGACTCGCAAGCAAGCCAGAAACTTTCAACTCTGCAGAAGTACTTGCGGATGGTCCAATAGAAGCGCTTGGCAACCTGAA TGTCATTTGCACTAAAGAGAGGAAAAGTCCAACAACTTCACAGAGGCCACTACCTCCTTTTTGGACAGACAACATGTCTACATGGGAAAGGGATGGTGGCAGCCCTCTTAAagacaag AACAAGAAGGTTCATGACAAACAGGTGGTGGTATCGCCGATGTCCCCTCCAAATGATGGAGGGATCAAATTCAGGAGGAC TGTCTCTGTCAAGAAAACCTCTCCAGTCAACATGTCTAAGCTGTTGAGTTTTGGTTATGTAGACGAGGACAAAACAATGGCAAGTGAGAACGAGTCTGAGTCAAGTGCAACATAA